The following coding sequences are from one Borrelia hermsii DAH window:
- a CDS encoding variable large family protein — translation MRKRISAIINKLNISIMMMIVVLMIGCGQQAVEAGKDGVAAATGGRSLSEVLMDVGRSAENVFYSFLELVSDTLGFTAKATTKKEDVGGYFSSLGDKIGKASEELEQVAKKSEVEGAKDGPISVAIRSAVNAAKTTLSTLKGHLDSLKDIGDTNPVSWTASNAAGAKAKEDVLKKALKALQGILDIAKAVGVSEPKAGTTAVKINNLDNKDGVKILATDNTPGATDSDKASLIVSAVSGEEILASIVNSQEGHVKAVAEDVKAETTPLEFAVGGTANHLAKETAKAAAVAGGMALRSLVKDGKLASNNNDNDKAVQAVGIDATNKLLGAVEDLIKKTVKNVLEKAKEKIDKARAPKATGQ, via the coding sequence ATGAGAAAAAGAATAAGTGCAATAATTAATAAGTTAAATATAAGTATAATGATGATGATAGTTGTTCTAATGATAGGATGTGGACAACAGGCAGTAGAAGCAGGGAAGGATGGCGTAGCAGCAGCTACAGGAGGAAGAAGTTTAAGTGAAGTTTTAATGGATGTAGGTAGAAGTGCTGAAAATGTCTTTTATTCATTTTTAGAGTTAGTTTCAGATACATTAGGCTTTACTGCTAAAGCAACTACAAAGAAAGAGGATGTAGGAGGCTATTTTAGCAGTCTAGGTGATAAGATTGGAAAAGCATCAGAAGAGTTAGAACAAGTAGCAAAAAAGTCAGAAGTAGAAGGAGCTAAAGATGGACCAATATCCGTAGCAATTAGAAGTGCAGTTAATGCAGCTAAAACTACTTTAAGCACATTAAAAGGTCATTTAGATTCCTTGAAGGATATAGGTGATACTAATCCAGTAAGTTGGACAGCAAGTAATGCTGCAGGAGCAAAAGCAAAAGAGGATGTGTTAAAAAAAGCCCTTAAAGCATTACAAGGAATATTAGACATAGCAAAGGCAGTGGGTGTTTCAGAGCCAAAAGCAGGAACCACAGCAGTAAAAATAAATAATTTAGATAATAAGGATGGAGTTAAAATATTAGCTACAGATAACACGCCAGGAGCAACAGATTCAGATAAAGCGTCATTAATAGTATCAGCGGTAAGTGGAGAAGAAATATTAGCATCAATAGTTAATTCACAAGAAGGACATGTTAAAGCAGTAGCAGAAGATGTAAAGGCAGAGACAACTCCATTGGAATTTGCAGTAGGGGGGACTGCAAATCATTTAGCAAAAGAAACGGCTAAAGCAGCAGCAGTAGCAGGAGGGATGGCATTACGTTCCTTAGTTAAAGATGGTAAATTGGCTTCAAATAATAATGACAATGACAAAGCAGTACAAGCAGTAGGTATAGATGCAACAAATAAACTATTAGGGGCAGTAGAAGATCTAATTAAGAAGACAGTAAAGAATGTTCTTGAGAAAGCAAAAGAAAAAATAGATAAAGCAAGAGCTCCAAAAGCAACAGGTCAGTAA